From Roseibium alexandrii DFL-11, the proteins below share one genomic window:
- a CDS encoding thiamine pyrophosphate-binding protein has translation MTQKTGGQLLVDALERHGAERVYCVPGESYLAVLDALHDASIPVTVCRQEGGAAMMADAHGKLTGKPGICMVTRGPGATNASAGVHVAAQDSTPMILFIGQIERGMREREAFQEVDYRQMFGGIAKWVAEIDHASRVPEFISRAYHVATSGRPGPVVLALPEDTLVELADAAQPPAWQQVETHPGLSQTADLQKRLWDAERPIAILGGSRWSEDAVAAFTRFAERFDLPVACSFRRQMLFDNLHPNYAGDVGIGINPKLLDRVKSSDLILLVGGRLSEMPSQSYTLLDIPSPAQQLVHVHADPEELGRVYRADLSINASPTGFCKAVEGLQPPAELKGAGEAATAHQDYLEWSGARPQTPGDLQMSGVMDWLENNLPEDAICTNGAGNYASWLHRFHRFRRFGTQAAPTSGSMGYGLPAAVAAKLTFPEREVVCFAGDGCLQMTMQEFGTACQDGANIILLVIDNGMYGTIRMHQERTYPGRPSATKLVNPDFAAMAHCYGAFGETVQTTDEFGPAFERARASGKPAILHLKLDPEAITPAASLSQIRTAAQQK, from the coding sequence ATGACACAGAAAACCGGTGGCCAATTGTTGGTGGACGCTCTTGAGCGCCATGGCGCAGAGCGGGTCTATTGCGTGCCCGGGGAGAGCTACCTTGCCGTTCTGGATGCTCTGCATGATGCGTCGATCCCGGTGACAGTCTGCCGTCAGGAAGGCGGCGCTGCGATGATGGCGGATGCGCACGGCAAACTGACAGGCAAACCGGGGATCTGCATGGTCACACGTGGCCCGGGTGCTACCAACGCATCGGCCGGTGTTCATGTGGCAGCTCAGGATTCAACACCGATGATCCTGTTCATCGGGCAGATCGAGCGCGGTATGCGCGAACGCGAAGCCTTTCAGGAAGTCGACTACCGGCAAATGTTTGGCGGTATCGCCAAATGGGTGGCCGAAATCGACCATGCTTCGCGTGTGCCCGAATTCATCTCCCGCGCGTATCATGTCGCGACCTCCGGCCGTCCGGGTCCTGTCGTTCTGGCGCTGCCGGAAGACACGCTCGTTGAACTCGCCGATGCGGCCCAGCCACCGGCCTGGCAACAGGTCGAAACGCATCCGGGATTGTCTCAGACGGCAGATCTGCAAAAGCGGCTCTGGGACGCCGAGCGCCCGATTGCGATCTTGGGTGGAAGCCGCTGGTCTGAAGATGCGGTTGCGGCCTTTACCCGTTTTGCTGAGCGCTTCGATCTACCGGTGGCCTGCTCCTTCCGCCGGCAAATGCTGTTTGACAATCTTCATCCGAATTATGCCGGCGATGTTGGTATCGGGATTAATCCGAAACTGCTGGATCGTGTAAAATCCTCGGATCTAATTTTGTTGGTGGGCGGCCGCTTGTCTGAAATGCCGAGCCAGTCCTACACCTTGCTGGACATCCCGTCGCCGGCTCAGCAGCTGGTGCATGTCCACGCCGATCCGGAAGAACTAGGCCGTGTCTATCGCGCGGACCTTTCCATCAACGCCAGCCCGACAGGGTTCTGTAAGGCGGTAGAAGGTCTCCAACCGCCAGCCGAGCTAAAAGGTGCAGGCGAAGCCGCCACGGCACACCAGGATTATCTGGAGTGGTCCGGTGCCCGTCCGCAAACGCCGGGCGATCTCCAAATGTCGGGTGTCATGGACTGGCTGGAAAACAATCTTCCTGAGGATGCCATCTGCACCAACGGGGCAGGCAACTATGCCAGCTGGCTGCATCGCTTTCACCGCTTTCGCCGGTTTGGAACCCAAGCAGCGCCAACATCCGGGTCGATGGGTTATGGCCTGCCGGCAGCCGTTGCGGCCAAGCTGACATTTCCGGAGCGGGAGGTCGTATGTTTTGCCGGTGATGGCTGCTTGCAGATGACGATGCAGGAGTTCGGGACCGCCTGTCAGGATGGCGCCAACATCATCCTTTTGGTAATCGACAACGGCATGTACGGCACCATCCGCATGCACCAGGAACGGACGTATCCGGGCCGCCCGTCCGCCACCAAGCTGGTCAATCCTGATTTTGCTGCGATGGCCCACTGTTACGGCGCGTTTGGCGAAACGGTTCAAACAACGGATGAATTCGGTCCGGCCTTTGAGCGGGCGCGTGCTTCCGGAAAACCGGCCATCTTGCATCTGAAACTGGATCCGGAGGCGATTACTCCTGCGGCCAGCCTCTCGCAAATCCGGACCGCAGCTCAGCAGAAGTAG
- a CDS encoding bifunctional aminoglycoside phosphotransferase/ATP-binding protein — protein MDHAERQTEALAFLNSLPSDDPARPDVVRIDTHANIVFLVGPKAYKVKRAVKFPFLDYSTLALREEACKAEITVNQANAPQVYRRALAITRQRDGSLALDGTGEPVEWAVEMNRFERRDELDILAKITLFSNDLCDKLSQMMVDAHTNAPLRKGDDFFAELASYVEQNDAAFREHPDLFPPDDVQHLTLASRTALSSIHDLILRRGEMGFVRRCHGDAHLRNIVLIDDALVLFDAVEFSDAIATNDVLYDLAFLLMDLWERGQQSAANRVFNRYLDLSNLPEHIEGLAALPFYMMMRAAIRSKIAAASALNQADPVTKEHQQNQAKEYFGYALAFLEPTPTKLIAIGGLSGTGKTTVAYGLAPDVGRAPGARVLRTDVKRKRLLGLSETEKAPPSAYTQEASDKVYQAIDGDMQAVLAAGHSAIFDAVFASETERDAIETIAGRVESEFHGIWLDANPDTLKSRVAARAGDASDATTEIVDRQLTYDIGAMTWETIDAGGTEQITLERAKSVI, from the coding sequence ATGGATCATGCAGAAAGACAGACCGAAGCGCTTGCCTTTCTCAACAGCCTTCCGTCCGATGATCCGGCACGCCCAGATGTCGTTCGCATCGACACGCATGCGAACATCGTGTTTCTCGTGGGGCCCAAGGCCTACAAGGTCAAACGAGCTGTAAAGTTCCCTTTCCTGGACTATTCGACATTGGCGCTGCGCGAGGAGGCATGCAAAGCGGAAATCACGGTCAATCAGGCCAATGCTCCGCAAGTGTACCGGCGCGCATTGGCGATTACACGCCAAAGGGACGGGTCACTGGCCTTGGATGGCACCGGAGAGCCCGTCGAATGGGCTGTTGAAATGAACCGGTTCGAACGCCGGGACGAGCTGGACATCTTGGCCAAGATCACCCTTTTCTCTAACGATCTTTGTGACAAGCTGTCTCAGATGATGGTCGATGCGCATACAAATGCCCCCCTTCGCAAAGGCGATGACTTTTTCGCAGAACTGGCGTCTTACGTAGAGCAAAATGACGCTGCTTTCCGGGAACATCCGGACCTGTTCCCGCCGGACGACGTTCAACACCTGACGCTAGCCTCGCGTACTGCGCTCTCCTCAATTCACGATCTGATCCTGAGACGAGGGGAAATGGGCTTTGTCCGACGCTGTCATGGCGACGCACACCTGCGGAACATCGTTTTGATCGACGATGCTTTGGTCTTGTTCGATGCCGTGGAGTTTTCCGATGCCATCGCGACGAATGACGTCTTGTACGATCTGGCGTTCTTGTTGATGGATCTCTGGGAGCGTGGACAACAGTCGGCCGCCAATCGGGTCTTCAACCGGTATCTGGACTTGAGCAATCTGCCCGAACACATTGAGGGTTTGGCCGCGCTCCCCTTCTACATGATGATGCGCGCGGCAATCCGTTCCAAGATCGCAGCGGCTTCCGCGCTCAATCAGGCAGATCCTGTCACGAAAGAACATCAGCAAAACCAAGCGAAAGAATACTTCGGCTATGCCTTGGCTTTCCTGGAGCCTACGCCGACAAAACTGATCGCTATCGGCGGGTTGTCCGGCACCGGAAAAACCACCGTTGCCTATGGGCTCGCTCCTGATGTCGGTCGCGCCCCAGGTGCGCGGGTCCTGCGAACCGACGTCAAGCGCAAACGTCTTCTCGGACTTTCCGAAACAGAAAAAGCCCCACCAAGCGCCTACACGCAAGAAGCGTCGGACAAAGTCTACCAGGCAATAGACGGCGATATGCAAGCTGTGCTGGCTGCCGGTCATTCTGCGATTTTCGACGCAGTGTTTGCATCGGAGACGGAACGGGACGCGATCGAGACGATTGCCGGCCGTGTCGAATCCGAGTTTCACGGGATCTGGCTTGATGCTAATCCCGATACGCTCAAAAGCCGCGTTGCCGCCCGGGCGGGCGATGCATCGGATGCAACGACCGAAATTGTCGACCGGCAACTGACCTATGATATTGGTGCCATGACCTGGGAAACGATCGACGCCGGCGGCACGGAACAGATAACGCTGGAGCGGGCCAAGTCCGTGATCTAG
- a CDS encoding bifunctional acetate--CoA ligase family protein/GNAT family N-acetyltransferase has translation MTIRNLDGFFAPTSIAVLGPCRHPGVLTDKLIDCLQAIETQHKVSLVGIDYSVPFNGTSVSSLAELKHAPDLVIYLAKAEKLPRVIEELGDRGTRAVLIPSPGYEYWPEPIMQACREAARKTTLRLIGPGSLGISVPAKGLNALLSAEVPGKGDIAFFSRSGAVLNATLSWAKTHNTGFSSIVSLGARIDVDVSDLIDYFAQDYRTRAIVLHLEGVAVPHKFMSAARAAARGKPVIVLRSGRSRDTGGTGRTHAGRLAKSDLVYETAFRRAGLLRVYDLDEMFEALETLSHVRVPQCRNLAVIANGRSLANLAYDRLDALGAQFASLSPETLEHLQQFLGPSNDLDDTSAAQASIILREATAAEDLTETITTVLKDRNVDGAVVLQAASAFQPLPVLAKAVAEAATLDRKRPGRRKALVAGLIGGDSATREVLTEAKVPNYASPAEAARSLMHLAHDAQAREFLMAAPPSFPANFTPNSAQARGIVEAALADDRIWLTPKEVCDILAAYDIPIMATDMAEKPEDVGALSEPFFKTAKHCVAKLISPDLPFKSKIDGVRLGLENPAAVEDAARELIAKTQKEYPDARISGVSVHPMLEDRHGLELYLGLAETPEFGPVLVFGQGGTAIEESEDIAFELPPLDLKLAEAQIGRTRIARLLDGGPSRPSLDKPALAEALVKLSQITIDIPEIQELDINPMVLLPSGLIALDARMTLCHPEKKPGRTGGSRLAIAPYPNEWEQTLTVKGGWQIFVRPVRPEDEDMFKAFFEQISPEDLRLRFFAPVREFSHRFLARLTQLDYARAMAFTALDPDDGSLLGVVRLHADPDHQTGEYAVMVRSDLKGYGLGWALMKLIIRYAKADGIQTIKGEVLKENTSMISMCQALGFKITTSLDDPGISNVVLPVSDLPEDDS, from the coding sequence GTGACCATCCGCAATCTCGATGGTTTTTTTGCACCAACATCCATTGCTGTCCTTGGTCCCTGCCGCCATCCGGGCGTGTTGACAGACAAGCTCATCGATTGCCTTCAGGCCATTGAAACCCAACACAAGGTTTCTCTGGTTGGGATTGATTATTCGGTGCCGTTCAACGGGACCAGCGTCTCATCTTTGGCCGAATTGAAACACGCGCCCGATCTTGTGATCTACCTCGCCAAGGCCGAAAAACTGCCCAGAGTGATTGAAGAGCTCGGAGACCGCGGGACCCGAGCCGTTCTGATCCCCTCGCCCGGGTATGAATACTGGCCGGAGCCAATCATGCAAGCCTGCCGGGAGGCTGCCCGCAAGACCACGCTCCGGTTGATCGGACCGGGCAGTCTTGGTATTTCCGTTCCGGCAAAGGGCCTGAATGCGCTTTTAAGCGCCGAAGTGCCCGGCAAGGGCGACATCGCTTTTTTCTCCCGGTCCGGCGCTGTTTTGAATGCAACGCTGTCCTGGGCGAAAACACACAACACCGGGTTTTCATCAATCGTCTCACTCGGTGCACGCATCGACGTCGATGTCAGCGACTTGATCGACTATTTCGCACAAGACTACCGCACCCGTGCCATTGTCCTGCATCTGGAGGGCGTCGCGGTTCCCCACAAATTCATGTCTGCCGCCCGGGCCGCAGCACGCGGCAAACCCGTCATCGTGCTTCGCTCCGGACGCAGCCGCGATACAGGTGGAACGGGGCGAACGCATGCCGGCCGGCTCGCAAAGTCGGATCTTGTCTATGAGACGGCGTTCCGCCGCGCCGGCCTCCTTCGGGTTTACGACCTTGATGAGATGTTCGAGGCGCTTGAAACGTTGTCTCATGTCCGCGTTCCTCAATGCCGGAACCTTGCGGTCATCGCGAACGGCCGGAGCCTTGCAAATCTTGCTTATGACCGACTTGACGCCCTTGGCGCCCAATTTGCGTCGCTGAGCCCGGAAACCTTGGAACACTTGCAGCAGTTTCTCGGCCCCTCAAACGATCTGGACGACACTTCGGCCGCTCAAGCCTCAATCATCTTGCGCGAAGCGACAGCAGCCGAAGACCTCACTGAAACGATCACGACCGTCTTGAAAGACAGGAATGTCGATGGTGCTGTTGTCCTGCAGGCTGCAAGTGCTTTCCAGCCCCTCCCCGTTCTGGCAAAGGCCGTTGCAGAGGCGGCGACATTGGACAGGAAAAGGCCGGGACGGCGGAAAGCCCTGGTTGCCGGGCTGATCGGCGGCGACAGCGCAACACGCGAAGTGCTAACGGAAGCCAAAGTTCCGAATTACGCAAGTCCGGCGGAAGCTGCGCGAAGCCTGATGCATCTGGCGCATGATGCCCAGGCGCGGGAATTCCTGATGGCGGCCCCACCGAGTTTTCCGGCCAATTTTACGCCGAATAGCGCACAGGCCCGGGGAATCGTCGAGGCGGCGCTCGCCGACGACCGCATTTGGCTCACACCGAAGGAAGTCTGCGATATCTTGGCTGCCTATGACATTCCGATCATGGCAACCGACATGGCTGAAAAGCCTGAGGATGTGGGCGCTCTGTCGGAACCGTTTTTCAAGACAGCCAAACACTGCGTTGCCAAACTCATTTCACCCGATCTGCCCTTCAAGTCAAAAATCGATGGTGTCCGGCTCGGTCTTGAGAACCCAGCGGCCGTTGAAGACGCGGCGCGCGAACTGATTGCCAAGACGCAGAAAGAATACCCGGATGCGCGCATATCAGGTGTTTCCGTACACCCCATGCTTGAAGACCGGCACGGGCTTGAACTCTATCTCGGGCTTGCCGAAACCCCTGAATTCGGCCCTGTGCTTGTTTTCGGACAGGGAGGTACAGCCATTGAAGAAAGCGAGGACATAGCCTTTGAGCTGCCGCCGCTCGATCTCAAGTTGGCTGAAGCGCAAATCGGCCGGACCCGGATTGCGCGGCTTTTGGATGGCGGCCCGTCCCGTCCTTCACTCGACAAACCGGCTCTTGCAGAAGCATTGGTCAAGCTTTCTCAGATTACGATCGACATTCCGGAAATTCAGGAACTCGACATCAATCCAATGGTGTTGCTGCCGAGCGGATTGATCGCCCTGGACGCACGTATGACCCTGTGCCACCCGGAAAAGAAACCGGGCCGGACAGGCGGATCCAGGCTGGCGATCGCGCCTTACCCCAATGAGTGGGAACAAACGCTGACCGTGAAAGGCGGATGGCAGATTTTCGTCCGGCCGGTTCGGCCGGAAGATGAAGACATGTTCAAGGCATTCTTTGAGCAGATTTCACCGGAAGATCTTCGCCTGCGTTTCTTTGCTCCGGTTCGGGAGTTCAGCCACCGTTTTCTCGCCCGCCTCACCCAGCTTGATTACGCAAGAGCCATGGCGTTCACCGCGCTTGATCCGGACGACGGATCGCTTCTGGGTGTCGTCCGCCTGCACGCAGATCCTGATCACCAGACCGGTGAATATGCCGTGATGGTTCGCTCAGACCTGAAGGGCTACGGTCTTGGCTGGGCGCTCATGAAATTGATCATCCGATACGCTAAAGCCGACGGCATCCAGACCATCAAGGGTGAGGTTTTGAAGGAAAACACCTCGATGATCTCAATGTGCCAGGCGCTCGGGTTCAAGATCACAACGTCCCTTGACGATCCCGGGATCTCCAACGTGGTTTTGCCGGTCAGCGATCTTCCAGAAGATGACAGCTAA
- a CDS encoding sensor histidine kinase has product MSTRWLILLLPPVFMVVAAAVLAYVFQELDDDNVDRIAAERLTLYQQTIIGEYQKYRYLPYMIARDPRATAAIGLGQPVESANRFLEEMAENSGADLLYVMNAAGTTLAASNWQKPLSLVGRNYGFRPYFTAAMRGEEGQFFAIGLTTGRPGLFLARPTPVEGDPVGVAVVKVDTSQLENAWAEGGELVFATDADGVIFLSSQPEWRYRTLAELPAATRDAIASSQKYANEPLTPISDAPVTGPNQLTIDGQAYRHNSTDVDLLGWKLHFLVPQAEAHKSLLPIWVITLTLCLLYAVIVLGLRGQRLRRASAALRQESADLKELNQRLVGEIKERRRVEHALLEAQRGLARSNRLAAVGEMSAAVVHELSQPLAALRMFVAGTRKFLEKGDTHTAAENLQEIESLQMRMASLTQELKRFARPGESRIETVDLRDSILAAEKIVRPRFEETGVALIIEMPDLPLIVETAPLRIEQILVNLLRNGADAAAAEDNGEVRLDIVETGDTVVVRVLDNGPGIPMNLRERIFDPFFSTKTSAEGMGLGLAISMRIAEDLGGDLAVSANVPRGAAFELTVPAVKSAETMDTPVVRLEAEVAE; this is encoded by the coding sequence ATGTCGACCCGTTGGCTCATACTCTTGCTACCGCCTGTTTTCATGGTGGTCGCTGCGGCTGTGCTCGCTTACGTCTTCCAGGAACTGGATGATGATAACGTCGACCGCATAGCTGCAGAGCGGCTGACGCTCTACCAGCAAACCATCATCGGCGAATACCAGAAATACCGCTATCTTCCCTACATGATTGCCCGGGATCCGCGCGCCACGGCAGCAATTGGTCTCGGCCAACCGGTGGAAAGCGCCAATCGTTTTCTGGAAGAAATGGCGGAAAATTCTGGTGCAGATCTTCTTTATGTCATGAACGCCGCTGGGACGACGCTGGCGGCCAGTAACTGGCAAAAGCCGCTTTCGCTTGTCGGCCGGAACTATGGGTTCCGGCCATACTTCACGGCGGCGATGCGAGGTGAGGAGGGGCAGTTTTTTGCCATTGGTTTGACCACCGGCCGCCCCGGCTTGTTTCTGGCGCGGCCGACGCCGGTCGAAGGGGATCCGGTTGGGGTTGCGGTCGTTAAAGTGGATACCAGCCAGCTTGAAAACGCCTGGGCGGAAGGTGGAGAGCTTGTCTTTGCTACCGATGCAGACGGTGTGATTTTTCTGTCCAGCCAGCCAGAGTGGCGCTATCGGACTTTGGCCGAGCTTCCAGCGGCAACGCGAGATGCCATTGCCAGCAGTCAGAAATACGCAAATGAACCGCTTACTCCGATCAGTGACGCGCCGGTGACGGGGCCAAACCAGCTGACCATTGACGGGCAGGCCTATCGGCACAACTCGACCGATGTGGATCTGCTCGGCTGGAAACTGCATTTCCTTGTCCCGCAGGCAGAAGCGCACAAGAGCCTGCTGCCGATATGGGTGATCACCCTGACGCTCTGTCTTCTCTATGCGGTGATTGTGCTTGGATTGCGCGGGCAGAGACTTCGCCGGGCCTCCGCGGCACTCCGTCAGGAATCAGCGGATCTGAAAGAACTGAACCAGCGGTTGGTTGGCGAAATCAAGGAGCGCCGCCGCGTAGAACACGCGCTTTTGGAAGCACAACGGGGCCTTGCGCGCTCCAACCGTCTCGCCGCGGTTGGTGAAATGTCCGCCGCCGTTGTGCATGAGCTGAGCCAACCCTTGGCGGCGCTCAGAATGTTTGTAGCTGGCACCCGCAAGTTCCTTGAAAAAGGTGATACCCACACGGCTGCAGAAAACCTTCAGGAGATCGAATCCCTTCAGATGCGCATGGCGAGCCTGACCCAGGAGCTCAAGAGATTTGCCCGTCCGGGCGAAAGCCGGATAGAAACCGTCGATCTTCGCGACAGCATTCTCGCGGCCGAGAAAATCGTCCGTCCCAGGTTTGAAGAAACAGGTGTTGCCCTGATAATCGAGATGCCAGACCTGCCCTTGATCGTTGAGACGGCCCCGCTTCGGATCGAGCAAATTCTCGTTAATCTGTTGCGCAACGGCGCAGATGCCGCCGCCGCAGAAGACAATGGTGAAGTCCGGTTGGATATTGTTGAGACTGGGGACACGGTTGTCGTGCGGGTGCTCGATAACGGCCCAGGGATCCCAATGAATCTTCGTGAGCGTATTTTCGATCCATTTTTCTCGACCAAAACAAGTGCGGAAGGGATGGGGCTTGGTCTGGCGATCTCCATGCGTATTGCAGAAGATCTCGGCGGCGACTTGGCAGTCTCCGCCAACGTGCCGCGCGGGGCTGCCTTTGAACTCACGGTGCCGGCTGTCAAATCGGCAGAAACGATGGATACACCTGTTGTCCGTCTGGAAGCAGAAGTTGCTGAATGA
- a CDS encoding AzlD family protein, giving the protein MTEGMFSADAMFVLAVLGMTVATYILRAGGYWVMGRLPLTQRVRRGLEALPGAIIVSTILPIVLQGGLAVGLCLIVAAAAQIKLRKEYIAVFCAAAAAAGMRAAGI; this is encoded by the coding sequence ATGACTGAGGGTATGTTTTCCGCAGACGCAATGTTTGTGCTTGCAGTACTCGGCATGACCGTTGCTACATATATCTTGCGTGCCGGTGGGTATTGGGTCATGGGCCGTCTGCCTTTGACCCAACGGGTTCGCCGCGGACTTGAAGCTCTGCCCGGCGCGATCATTGTGTCGACCATCTTGCCAATCGTGTTGCAGGGCGGACTTGCGGTGGGTCTCTGCCTCATCGTTGCAGCTGCTGCGCAGATCAAGCTTCGCAAGGAATACATCGCTGTTTTCTGCGCCGCGGCAGCTGCTGCCGGAATGCGGGCAGCCGGGATCTAG
- a CDS encoding universal stress protein: protein MPIKDILTVLDLAGDQPAAKYALEFGRVHDAHVTGLAVSFEPVVPAFAAAPMPVDYLQAAHDQAIAAAKDAKNQFDEFARLAGVKNESRLAEILTGGPLDNVLAHCRPTDLVVIGQSNPDKPEPMRELLIETILFESGVPVLLVPYIGSKSFEPKNVLVGWDGSSTATRAILSAIPVLEKADKVTVLVIEKKANSQAGQPGAEVANYLARHNMNVTIDVVSNPQTGVADTVLNYVTDNSNDLVVMGGYGHSRMREFLFGGATREILEAMTVPVLMAH, encoded by the coding sequence ATGCCAATTAAAGATATTTTGACGGTCCTGGATTTGGCGGGCGATCAGCCGGCAGCAAAATATGCTTTGGAGTTCGGCCGGGTTCATGATGCACATGTGACTGGCCTTGCGGTTTCGTTTGAACCGGTTGTCCCGGCATTTGCCGCAGCTCCCATGCCCGTCGATTATCTTCAAGCAGCCCATGATCAAGCCATCGCAGCAGCGAAAGACGCCAAGAACCAATTCGACGAATTTGCCCGCCTTGCCGGCGTCAAAAACGAAAGCCGTTTGGCAGAGATCCTCACAGGTGGCCCGCTCGATAACGTTCTGGCGCATTGCCGGCCAACAGACCTTGTGGTGATTGGCCAGAGCAATCCAGACAAACCGGAGCCGATGCGCGAACTTCTGATCGAAACAATTCTTTTTGAAAGCGGCGTTCCGGTGCTGTTGGTGCCTTATATCGGCAGCAAGTCATTTGAACCAAAAAACGTTCTGGTTGGATGGGACGGCAGTTCGACGGCAACGCGAGCCATCCTCTCTGCGATCCCGGTGCTCGAAAAGGCAGACAAGGTCACAGTCCTGGTAATCGAGAAAAAGGCAAACTCGCAAGCTGGCCAGCCAGGTGCGGAAGTGGCCAACTACCTCGCCCGCCACAACATGAATGTGACGATCGATGTGGTGTCGAATCCACAGACCGGTGTTGCAGACACCGTCCTGAACTATGTGACGGACAACAGCAACGACCTTGTCGTGATGGGCGGTTACGGCCACAGCCGCATGCGTGAATTCCTGTTTGGCGGAGCGACGCGCGAAATTCTGGAAGCCATGACAGTGCCAGTTCTGATGGCCCACTAA
- a CDS encoding AzlC family ABC transporter permease, whose protein sequence is MLERNVTLSFKGCVQGALLCLPGFPGVVALGVVFGTVAAQKGLTFLETIMINSLVFAGASQFVAMEVYSDPLTWGTLIAMVGVTAAVNMRMLLIGASLRPWLGQVPAYKTYPALYFLTDLNWLISLSEYEKGTRDWGVYLGSGLFTWTVWSLSVIPGYFAGSLISDPKAFGLDVILPAFFAALLVPLWKGKRQTVSWLVAGAVATTTWALVGGYWSIFTGAIAGALAGAYLDD, encoded by the coding sequence ATGTTGGAACGTAATGTTACCCTCAGCTTTAAGGGCTGTGTGCAGGGGGCTTTGCTTTGTTTGCCGGGGTTTCCCGGTGTGGTCGCGCTGGGCGTCGTTTTTGGAACCGTTGCGGCACAAAAGGGCCTGACTTTTCTGGAAACAATCATGATTAATTCGCTGGTTTTTGCTGGAGCCAGCCAATTCGTTGCGATGGAAGTTTACAGTGACCCCCTGACCTGGGGCACGCTGATCGCAATGGTCGGTGTGACCGCCGCCGTGAACATGAGGATGTTGTTGATCGGCGCCAGCCTGCGTCCGTGGCTTGGACAGGTGCCAGCCTACAAGACCTACCCAGCCCTTTATTTCCTGACCGATTTGAACTGGCTCATTTCTCTTTCTGAATACGAGAAGGGGACCCGGGACTGGGGTGTCTATCTCGGCAGCGGTCTATTCACCTGGACTGTGTGGTCACTGTCTGTCATCCCCGGCTATTTTGCGGGAAGCCTTATTTCTGATCCCAAAGCCTTCGGCCTGGACGTCATTTTGCCTGCTTTCTTCGCCGCTCTCTTGGTTCCACTTTGGAAGGGCAAGCGCCAGACCGTCAGCTGGCTGGTTGCAGGGGCAGTTGCCACGACGACATGGGCTTTGGTCGGCGGGTATTGGAGCATTTTCACCGGTGCAATAGCCGGGGCACTGGCGGGGGCTTATCTCGATGACTGA
- a CDS encoding sulfite exporter TauE/SafE family protein: MEDLSFVSLALLAGALLATGLVAGIIAGLLGVGGGIVIVPVLYYMFTALKIDPAILMHVAVGTSLATILATGTSSARAHYNRGSVDIDLLKRWWWAIAIGVISGAMIAGNMSGGALTLVFGVVALLVSANMLLRKEGSALADKLPGSPIKELLGFLIGGISVMMGIGGGTLGVPTLTLFNYPIRKAVGTAAAIGLIIAVPGTLMSIFFGWGAEGLPPLSLGYVNLIGFFLIIPASTFAAPLGAKIAHAIDPSKLKLIFALFLGFTGLRMIYDVMM; encoded by the coding sequence GTGGAAGATCTCAGTTTTGTTTCGCTCGCCTTGCTGGCGGGTGCGTTGCTTGCGACCGGCCTTGTCGCCGGGATCATTGCAGGCCTCCTTGGCGTTGGTGGCGGCATCGTGATCGTCCCGGTGCTCTATTACATGTTCACTGCCCTGAAGATCGATCCCGCAATCCTGATGCATGTGGCTGTTGGGACCTCCCTTGCAACTATTTTGGCAACTGGTACCTCTTCCGCACGGGCACATTACAACCGCGGCAGTGTCGATATTGACCTTCTTAAACGCTGGTGGTGGGCCATCGCCATCGGTGTGATTTCAGGTGCAATGATTGCCGGAAACATGTCCGGCGGTGCGCTGACCCTGGTTTTCGGCGTGGTCGCTCTTTTGGTCTCGGCCAACATGTTGTTGCGCAAAGAAGGCTCGGCACTTGCGGACAAACTGCCGGGATCTCCAATCAAGGAACTGCTTGGATTCCTGATTGGTGGTATCTCGGTGATGATGGGGATTGGCGGCGGGACCCTCGGCGTTCCGACATTGACATTGTTCAATTATCCGATCCGCAAGGCTGTCGGCACCGCCGCTGCAATTGGGCTTATCATCGCGGTTCCAGGCACATTAATGTCGATCTTTTTTGGCTGGGGCGCAGAAGGTCTCCCCCCCTTGTCGCTCGGCTATGTAAACCTGATCGGGTTCTTCTTGATCATACCCGCGTCAACCTTCGCCGCGCCGCTTGGGGCGAAAATTGCGCATGCGATTGATCCTTCCAAACTCAAACTGATCTTTGCATTGTTTCTCGGCTTTACCGGCCTGCGCATGATCTACGATGTCATGATGTGA